The Micropterus dolomieu isolate WLL.071019.BEF.003 ecotype Adirondacks linkage group LG20, ASM2129224v1, whole genome shotgun sequence genome has a segment encoding these proteins:
- the adgrg1 gene encoding adhesion G-protein coupled receptor G1 isoform X1, with amino-acid sequence MEPRLTDNLNVVFILITLLCTGSSENDLYLNFCGTWLHGDGSLSLNVDLSTGCNGISVSANRSSLSINGQITAQCKRSEVISLEKFGLDSEEKSHFCLYWEPLLDQLKLEIRGNNLTLCWPASLQGSCCTDLSHGANTPEAPYGITNGMIKNDVITDKVLTAYTFNGSSTDCKALCDQANQGPTQVNMSKDTARSHPCAHSTEVDMKENFRGYNVKSPAPERVSAESTITVHIPPALKQAAKKTSKVLCTFFKNNSLFQEGHKESRVLDDVVGITVENEVITNLSAPVKIDFHHDVIPKTHPRKCVSWDTRKDPLQVRWLVDGCKTKPKGEKHTECLCNHLTYFTVLVQVEPRPVRHLLALTAITFVGCAVSFFSCLALIVYLCRKSRRSKEQSIPIHLGLAVSLAFLYLLFFFTGVLANTGGESVCPWVGAGLHYSLLSSFTWMGIEVFHTFWLVCMVFSPSPKPYVWNPVGFVLPAVPVVILAAVGDIYGVREVESSDDMSSPYLMCWMKNTKKALLAHYFTSVTALVILVSSGVVMLILVYRKIRIRDEWRQNRVAFLSIWGLSCLFGTTWSLAFLDFGPLSDVVLFLFCILNSFQGFLLMLRFYMLDWMRKHAGGSILGSTSTGSTRQHMLQAQEKS; translated from the exons ATGGAGCCTCGACTAACAGATAATCTGAATGTTGTGTTCATCTTGATCACCCTCCTCTGCACAG gGTCAAGTGAAAATGACCTGTACTTGAACTTTTGTGGCACCTGGCTCCATGGGGACGGCTCCCTGAGCCTGAACGTCGACCTGTCCACAGGCTGTAATGGGATCTCAGTCTCAGCCAATAGGAGCTCTCTGTCCATCAATGGACAGATCACAGCCCAGTGCAAGCGGTCTGAAGTTATTTCCCTGGAGAAGTTTGGGCTTGATTCAGAGGAGAAAAGTCACTTCTGTCTGTACTGGGAGCCGTTGCTGGACCAGTTGAAGCTGGAG atcAGAGGAAATAACCTTACTCTGTGCTGGCCTGCCAGCCTGCAGGGGTCCTGCTGCACTGATCTGTCTCATGGCGCAAATACCCCCGAAGCACCATACGGCATCACCAATGGAATGATCAAAAATGACGTAATCACCGACAAAGTACTGACAGCCTACACGTTCAATGGAAGTTCCACCGACTGCA aaGCATTATGTGATCAAGCAAACCAGGGACCCACCCAAGTCAACAT GAGTAAAGACACTGCGAGGTCCCATCCCTGCGCTCACAGCACTGAGGTGGACATGAAGGAGAATTTCAGAGGCTACAACGTCAAATCGCCT GCCCCTGAACGTGTATCTGCAGAGTCTACTATCACTGTCCATATCCCCCCCGCTCTAAAACAAGCTGCGAAAAAGACCAGCAAAGTCCTCTGCACGTTCTTCAAAAACAACTCCCTGTTCCAG gaGGGTCACAAGGAGTCCAGGGTTCTTGATGATGTGGTGGGAATCACTGTGGAGAACGAGGTCATCACTAATCTGTCTGCGCCAGTGAAGATTGACTTTCACCATGATGTCATACCT AAAACGCATCCAAGGAAATGTGTTTCATGGGACACCAGGAAAG ATCCACTGCAGGTCAGGTGGTTGGTGGACGGATGTAAGACAAAACCGAAGGGAGAAAAACACACGGAGTGCCTCTGTAACCATCTGACTTACTTCACTGTGCTAGTG CAAGTGGAGCCTCGCCCAGTGCGCCACCTCCTGGCTTTGACTGCTATTACATTTGTGGGCTGTGCTGTGTCGTTTTTCAGCTGTTTGGCTCTCATTGTTTATCTCTGCAGGAAGAG CAGGCGATCGAAGGAGCAGTCCATACCTATCCACTTGGGCTTAGCTGTCTCTCTTGCCTTCCTCTATCTGCTCTTCTTTTTTACTGGAGTCCTGGCCAATACGGGAGGGGAGAGCGTGTGCCCCTGGGTGGGGGCGGGCCTCCACTATAGCCTGCTCAGCTCCTTCACCTGGATGGGCATAGAAGTTTTCCACACCTTCTGGTTAGTCTGCATGGTTTTCAGCCCCTCCCCAAAGCCCTATGTATGGAATCCGGTCGGCTTCG TTCTCCCTGCTGTTCCTGTTGTCATCCTGGCTGCAGTAGGTGACATTTATGGAGTGAGAGAGGTGGAGTCGAGTGATGACATGTCCAGTCCTTATCTGAT GTGCTGGatgaaaaataccaaaaaggCCTTGCTGGCCCACTACTTCACCAGTGTGACAGCCCTGGTCATCCTGGTATCCTCTGGCGTTGTGATGCTCATCCTGGTCTATAGGAAGATCCGCATCAGGGATGAATGGAGGCAGAATCGTGTGGCTTTTCTCAGCATCTGGGGCCTCAGCTGCCTGTTTGGGACAACTTGGAGTCTGGCCTTCCTGGACTTTGGGCCTCTCTCTGacgttgtcctctttctcttctgcaTCCTCAACTCTTTTCAAG GCTTCCTGTTGATGTTGCGGTTCTACATGCTGGACTGGATGCGGAAACATGCTGGTGGCTCCATTCTAGGCAGCACCAGCACTGGATCTACCAGACAACACATGCTACAGGCCCAGGAGAAGAGTTAG
- the adgrg1 gene encoding adhesion G-protein coupled receptor G1 isoform X2, producing the protein MEPRLTDNLNVVFILITLLCTGSSENDLYLNFCGTWLHGDGSLSLNVDLSTGCNGISVSANRSSLSINGQITAQCKRSEVISLEKFGLDSEEKSHFCLYWEPLLDQLKLEIRGNNLTLCWPASLQGSCCTDLSHGANTPEAPYGITNGMIKNDVITDKVLTAYTFNGSSTDCKALCDQANQGPTQVNMSKDTARSHPCAHSTEVDMKENFRGYNVKSPAPERVSAESTITVHIPPALKQAAKKTSKVLCTFFKNNSLFQEGHKESRVLDDVVGITVENEVITNLSAPVKIDFHHDVIPKTHPRKCVSWDTRKDPLQVRWLVDGCKTKPKGEKHTECLCNHLTYFTVLVQVEPRPVRHLLALTAITFVGCAVSFFSCLALIVYLCRKRRSKEQSIPIHLGLAVSLAFLYLLFFFTGVLANTGGESVCPWVGAGLHYSLLSSFTWMGIEVFHTFWLVCMVFSPSPKPYVWNPVGFVLPAVPVVILAAVGDIYGVREVESSDDMSSPYLMCWMKNTKKALLAHYFTSVTALVILVSSGVVMLILVYRKIRIRDEWRQNRVAFLSIWGLSCLFGTTWSLAFLDFGPLSDVVLFLFCILNSFQGFLLMLRFYMLDWMRKHAGGSILGSTSTGSTRQHMLQAQEKS; encoded by the exons ATGGAGCCTCGACTAACAGATAATCTGAATGTTGTGTTCATCTTGATCACCCTCCTCTGCACAG gGTCAAGTGAAAATGACCTGTACTTGAACTTTTGTGGCACCTGGCTCCATGGGGACGGCTCCCTGAGCCTGAACGTCGACCTGTCCACAGGCTGTAATGGGATCTCAGTCTCAGCCAATAGGAGCTCTCTGTCCATCAATGGACAGATCACAGCCCAGTGCAAGCGGTCTGAAGTTATTTCCCTGGAGAAGTTTGGGCTTGATTCAGAGGAGAAAAGTCACTTCTGTCTGTACTGGGAGCCGTTGCTGGACCAGTTGAAGCTGGAG atcAGAGGAAATAACCTTACTCTGTGCTGGCCTGCCAGCCTGCAGGGGTCCTGCTGCACTGATCTGTCTCATGGCGCAAATACCCCCGAAGCACCATACGGCATCACCAATGGAATGATCAAAAATGACGTAATCACCGACAAAGTACTGACAGCCTACACGTTCAATGGAAGTTCCACCGACTGCA aaGCATTATGTGATCAAGCAAACCAGGGACCCACCCAAGTCAACAT GAGTAAAGACACTGCGAGGTCCCATCCCTGCGCTCACAGCACTGAGGTGGACATGAAGGAGAATTTCAGAGGCTACAACGTCAAATCGCCT GCCCCTGAACGTGTATCTGCAGAGTCTACTATCACTGTCCATATCCCCCCCGCTCTAAAACAAGCTGCGAAAAAGACCAGCAAAGTCCTCTGCACGTTCTTCAAAAACAACTCCCTGTTCCAG gaGGGTCACAAGGAGTCCAGGGTTCTTGATGATGTGGTGGGAATCACTGTGGAGAACGAGGTCATCACTAATCTGTCTGCGCCAGTGAAGATTGACTTTCACCATGATGTCATACCT AAAACGCATCCAAGGAAATGTGTTTCATGGGACACCAGGAAAG ATCCACTGCAGGTCAGGTGGTTGGTGGACGGATGTAAGACAAAACCGAAGGGAGAAAAACACACGGAGTGCCTCTGTAACCATCTGACTTACTTCACTGTGCTAGTG CAAGTGGAGCCTCGCCCAGTGCGCCACCTCCTGGCTTTGACTGCTATTACATTTGTGGGCTGTGCTGTGTCGTTTTTCAGCTGTTTGGCTCTCATTGTTTATCTCTGCAGGAAGAG GCGATCGAAGGAGCAGTCCATACCTATCCACTTGGGCTTAGCTGTCTCTCTTGCCTTCCTCTATCTGCTCTTCTTTTTTACTGGAGTCCTGGCCAATACGGGAGGGGAGAGCGTGTGCCCCTGGGTGGGGGCGGGCCTCCACTATAGCCTGCTCAGCTCCTTCACCTGGATGGGCATAGAAGTTTTCCACACCTTCTGGTTAGTCTGCATGGTTTTCAGCCCCTCCCCAAAGCCCTATGTATGGAATCCGGTCGGCTTCG TTCTCCCTGCTGTTCCTGTTGTCATCCTGGCTGCAGTAGGTGACATTTATGGAGTGAGAGAGGTGGAGTCGAGTGATGACATGTCCAGTCCTTATCTGAT GTGCTGGatgaaaaataccaaaaaggCCTTGCTGGCCCACTACTTCACCAGTGTGACAGCCCTGGTCATCCTGGTATCCTCTGGCGTTGTGATGCTCATCCTGGTCTATAGGAAGATCCGCATCAGGGATGAATGGAGGCAGAATCGTGTGGCTTTTCTCAGCATCTGGGGCCTCAGCTGCCTGTTTGGGACAACTTGGAGTCTGGCCTTCCTGGACTTTGGGCCTCTCTCTGacgttgtcctctttctcttctgcaTCCTCAACTCTTTTCAAG GCTTCCTGTTGATGTTGCGGTTCTACATGCTGGACTGGATGCGGAAACATGCTGGTGGCTCCATTCTAGGCAGCACCAGCACTGGATCTACCAGACAACACATGCTACAGGCCCAGGAGAAGAGTTAG